In one Lolium rigidum isolate FL_2022 chromosome 3, APGP_CSIRO_Lrig_0.1, whole genome shotgun sequence genomic region, the following are encoded:
- the LOC124701017 gene encoding protein DETOXIFICATION 21-like has protein sequence MRSGGGIFRDEKEALGRRLVEENRKLWAVAGPSICTRFSTFGLTIISQAFIGHIGPTELAAYALVSTVLMRFSIGVLMGMASALETLCGQSYGARQYHMLGIYLQRSWIILFASAVVMLPIYLFTSPLLVFLGQDPAICAVAGTIALWYIPIMLSSVWSYTLQMYLQAQSKNAIITYLAFLNLGIHLLLSWLATSRFNLGLAGVMASNIIAVWIPVFGQLAFVFFGGCPRTWTGFSSAAFADLGAVFKLSMSSGVMLCLEMWYNTILVLLTGNMRNAQIALDALSICLNINGWELMISVGFLGATGVRVANELGAGSARRAKFAIVNVVVTSFLIGSVLFVFFLFFRGSIAYMFTESRAVADAVADLSPLLAFSILLNSVQPVLSGVAVGAGWQSVVAYVNIASYYLIGIPLGVVLGYVVGIHVKGIWIGMLVGTMVQTIVLVIITLKTDWEKQVKVAHERLKRWYMDEDTRLQGSTGK, from the exons ATGCGGAGCGGCGGAGGAATATTTCGAGATGAAAAGGAAGCGTTGGGGCGGCGGCTGGTGGAGGAGAACCGGAAGCTGTGGGCGGTGGCGGGGCCGTCCATTTGCACGCGCTTCTCCACCTTTGGCCTCACCATCATCAGCCAGGCCTTCATCGGCCACATCGGACCTACCGAGCTCGCCGCCTACGCGCTCGTCTCCACAGTCCTCATGCGCTTCAGCATCGGCGTCCTG ATGGGCATGGCGAGTGCGTTGGAGACGTTGTGCGGGCAGTCCTACGGCGCCAGGCAGTACCACATGCTCGGAATCTACCTGCAACGCTCATGGATCATCCTCTTCGCCTCTGCCGTCGTCATGCTTCCCATCTACCTCTTCACCTCCCCGCTCCTCGTATTCCTCGGCCAGGACCCCGCCATCTGCGCCGTAGCCGGCACCATCGCCCTTTGGTACATCCCCATCATGCTCTCGAGTGTTTGGTCCTACACGCTCCAGATGTACCTGCAGGCACAGAGCAAGAACGCCATTATCACCTACCTCGCCTTTCTCAACCTCGgcatccacctcctcctctcctggCTAGCTACGTCTAGGTTCAACCTCGGCCTCGCCGGGGTCATGGCCTCCAATATTATTGCTGTGTGGATCCCTGTGTTTGGGCAGCTTGCATTTGTATTTTTCGGTGGATGCCCTCGTACGTGGACGGGGTTCTCATCAGCTGCATTTGCCGATCTTGGCGCCGTCTTCAAGCTCTCCATGTCTTCAGGTGTGATGCTTTG TTTGGAAATGTGGTACAACACAATATTGGTTCTCCTCACCGGGAATATGAGAAATGCACAGATTGCACTTGACGCTCTTTCAATATG TCTTAACATCAATGGATGGGAGCTGATGATTTCTGTCGGATTTCTAGGAGCAACAGG AGTGCGAGTGGCAAATGAACTTGGTGCTGGAAGCGCAAGAAGGGCCAAGTTCGCCATTGTTAACGTGGTCGTCACATCCTTCTTGATTGGATCCGTGTTATTCGTGTTCTTCCTTTTCTTCCGGGGGAGCATCGCCTACATGTTTACCGAGAGCCGGGCGGTAGCTGATGCTGTCGCGGACCTTTCACCTCTCCTGGCGTTCTCTATCCTGCTGAACAGTGTCCAACCAGTGTTATCAG GAGTTGCTGTCGGGGCGGGCTGGCAAAGTGTGGTCGCATATGTTAACATCGCATCATACTATTTGATTGGTATCCCACTCGGGGTAGTACTAGGTTATGTTGTTGGCATTCATGTAAAG GGCATTTGGATTGGGATGCTGGTGGGAACAATGGTCCAAACTATTGTGCTTGTGATCATAACACTTAAGACTGACTGGGAAAAACAG GTAAAGGTTGCTCATGAGAGACTGAAGAGATGGTACATGGACGAGGACACAAGATTGCAAGGTTCAACTGGAAAATAG
- the LOC124701018 gene encoding uncharacterized protein LOC124701018, producing MATDASYAAQLLHRGDGDGEWCNLGAAYAAVKVLRPQGHSIIMYSGPDGHPHQRIIFAYPILPGDAFERLDGSTLSWTESGSGNEFALCFLDEAACAAFCGAISPVTAALAALDGVAERLAGLRVAEAEGAAAAGGDIAGRLAQLSIGRRQ from the coding sequence ATGGCCACCGACGCTTCCTACGCCGCCCAGCTCCTGCaccgcggcgacggcgacggcgaatgGTGCAACCTCGGCGCTGCCTACGCCGCCGTAAAGGTACTCCGCCCGCAGGGCCACTCCATCATCATGTACTCCGGCCCCGACGGCCACCCCCACCAGCGGATCATCTTCGCGTACCCGATCCTCCCCGGCGACGCCTTCGAGAGGCTGGATGGATCCACTCTCTCCTGGACGGAATCCGGGTCCGGCAACGAGTTCGCGCTCTGCTTCCTCGACGAGGCCGCCTGCGCCGCGTTCTGCGGCGCCATCTCCCCGGTCACGGCGGCGCTCGCCGCCCTGGACGGTGTCGCTGAAAGGCTCGCGGGGCTGCGCGTGGCCGAGGCggaaggggccgccgccgccggaggggatATTGCCGGCCGTCTCGCGCAGCTTAGCATAGGCCGACGACAATGA